From a single Klebsiella quasivariicola genomic region:
- the arsC gene encoding glutaredoxin-dependent arsenate reductase produces MSNITIYHNPACGTSRNTLEMIRNSGNEPTVIHYLENPPSRDELVKLIADMGISVRALLRKNVEPYEELGLEEDKFTDDQLIDFMLQHPILINRPIVVTPLGTRLCRPSEVVLDILPDAQKGAFAKEDGEKVVDEAGKRLK; encoded by the coding sequence ATGAGCAACATCACCATTTATCACAACCCGGCCTGCGGCACGTCGCGTAATACGCTGGAGATGATCCGCAACAGTGGTAATGAACCGACCGTTATTCATTACCTTGAAAATCCACCGTCACGCGATGAGCTGGTCAAACTCATTGCAGATATGGGCATTTCAGTCCGGGCTTTGCTGCGCAAAAACGTCGAGCCTTATGAAGAACTGGGGCTTGAGGAAGATAAGTTTACTGACGATCAGTTAATCGATTTTATGCTTCAGCATCCGATCCTGATTAACCGTCCGATTGTGGTGACACCGTTGGGAACGCGTCTGTGCCGCCCTTCCGAAGTGGTACTGGATATTCTTCCGGATGCGCAAAAAGGCGCATTTGCTAAGGAAGACGGCGAGAAAGTAGTAGATGAGGCAGGGAAACGGCTGAAATAA
- the arsB gene encoding arsenite efflux transporter membrane subunit ArsB, producing MLLAGAIFVLTIVLVIWQPKGLGIGWSAMLGAGLALISGVVHVGDIPVVWNIVWNATATFIAVIIISLLLDESGFFEWAALHVSRWGNGRGRLLFTYIVLLGAAVAALFANDGAALILTPIVIAMLLALGFSKGTTLAFVMAAGFIADTASLPLIVSNLVNIVSADFFGLGFTEYASVMVPVDIAAIVATLVMLHLFFRKDIPPTYDLALLKAPAKAIKDLATFRTGWIVLILLLVGFFVLEPLGIPVSAIAAVGAVILFAVAKRGHAIKTGKVLRGAPWQIVIFSLGMYLVVYGLRNAGLTEYLSGVLNVLADKGLWAATLGTGFLTAFLSSIMNNMPTVLVGALSIDGSTATGVIKEAMIYANVIGCDLGPKITPIGSLATLLWLHVLSQKNMTITWGYYFRTGIVMTLPVLFVTLAALALRLSFTL from the coding sequence ATGTTACTGGCAGGCGCTATTTTTGTCCTGACCATTGTTTTGGTTATCTGGCAACCAAAGGGATTAGGGATCGGCTGGAGTGCAATGCTGGGCGCGGGACTGGCTCTGATATCTGGCGTTGTGCATGTGGGCGATATTCCGGTGGTGTGGAATATCGTCTGGAACGCGACGGCGACCTTTATTGCCGTGATTATTATCAGCCTGCTGCTTGATGAGTCCGGCTTTTTCGAATGGGCGGCATTGCATGTTTCGCGCTGGGGTAACGGTCGTGGCCGTTTGCTCTTTACGTATATCGTTCTGCTTGGTGCAGCGGTGGCGGCACTGTTTGCCAACGATGGTGCGGCACTTATTCTGACGCCGATAGTCATCGCCATGCTGCTGGCATTAGGGTTCAGCAAAGGCACGACACTGGCATTCGTCATGGCTGCCGGGTTTATTGCCGATACAGCCAGCCTGCCGCTTATCGTGTCCAACCTGGTTAACATCGTTTCTGCAGACTTCTTTGGACTGGGCTTCACCGAGTATGCGTCGGTAATGGTGCCGGTGGATATTGCAGCCATTGTTGCCACGTTGGTTATGCTGCATTTGTTCTTCCGCAAGGATATCCCACCGACTTACGACCTGGCTCTTCTGAAAGCACCGGCAAAAGCGATTAAAGATCTGGCAACCTTCAGAACCGGCTGGATAGTTTTAATACTTCTGCTGGTTGGGTTCTTTGTCCTTGAGCCGCTTGGTATTCCCGTTAGCGCGATTGCGGCTGTTGGAGCTGTGATCCTGTTTGCAGTAGCTAAACGAGGCCATGCCATTAAAACTGGCAAAGTGCTGCGCGGTGCGCCATGGCAGATCGTCATCTTCTCATTGGGGATGTACCTGGTGGTCTACGGTCTGCGCAACGCCGGGCTAACCGAATACCTTTCAGGTGTGCTGAATGTACTTGCGGATAAAGGACTCTGGGCTGCAACGCTGGGTACTGGCTTCCTGACGGCTTTCCTGTCTTCCATCATGAACAACATGCCTACCGTGCTGGTTGGCGCTCTTTCTATCGATGGAAGCACCGCAACAGGCGTTATCAAAGAAGCGATGATCTACGCCAACGTGATTGGCTGCGATCTGGGACCTAAAATTACACCTATTGGTAGCCTGGCAACGCTGCTCTGGCTGCATGTCCTTTCACAGAAGAATATGACCATCACCTGGGGATACTATTTCCGCACCGGGATCGTCATGACTCTGCCTGTGCTGTTTGTAACGCTGGCAGCGCTGGCGCTACGTCTCTCTTTCACTTTGTAA
- the arsA gene encoding arsenite efflux transporter ATPase subunit ArsA, whose amino-acid sequence MKLLQNIPPYLFFTGKGGVGKTSISCATAIHLAEQGKRVLLVSTDPASNVGQVFDLAIGNTIRPVTAVPGLSALEIDPQEAARQYRARIVDPIKGLLPDDVVNSISEQLSGACTTEIAAFDEFTGLLTDASLLTRFDHIIFDTAPTGHTIRLLQLPGAWSSFIESNPDGASCLGPMAGLEKQREQYAHAVEALSDPERTRLVLVARLQNSTLQEVARTHEELAEIGLKNQYLVINGVLPEAEAEHDALAAAIWQREQEALANLPAGLSELPTDTLLLQPVNMVGVSALKGLLATRSEALPLPVTNILYTPENLSLSGLVDDIARSEHGLIMLMGKGGVGKTTMAAAIAVRLADMGFDVHLTTSDPAAHLSTTLNGSLKNLQVSRINPHDETERYRQHVLETKGRDLDEAGKRLLEEDLRSPCTEEIAVFQAFSRVIREAGKRFVVMDTAPTGHTLLLLDATGAYHREIAKKMGSKGHFTTPMMQLQDPDRTKVLLVTLPETTPVLEAANLQADLERAGIHPWGWIINNSLSIADTRSPLLCQRAQQELPQIEAVKNQHADRIALVPVLASEPAGIEKLRELMS is encoded by the coding sequence ATGAAATTATTACAGAATATCCCGCCTTACCTGTTTTTTACTGGCAAGGGTGGTGTAGGAAAAACTTCCATTTCCTGCGCGACGGCTATCCACCTTGCCGAACAGGGTAAGCGGGTTTTGCTGGTCAGTACCGACCCGGCCTCCAATGTCGGTCAGGTATTCGATCTGGCTATCGGTAACACGATTCGCCCTGTGACAGCAGTTCCTGGGCTTTCTGCTCTGGAGATTGACCCGCAGGAAGCCGCCCGGCAATATCGGGCCAGAATCGTTGATCCTATCAAAGGTCTTCTGCCTGATGACGTTGTTAACAGTATCAGCGAGCAGCTTTCAGGAGCCTGCACCACTGAGATTGCGGCGTTTGATGAGTTCACCGGCTTATTGACAGACGCTTCCCTGCTGACCCGTTTCGATCACATCATTTTTGATACCGCGCCGACGGGCCACACGATTCGCCTTCTCCAGCTTCCTGGTGCCTGGAGTAGCTTTATTGAAAGCAATCCAGATGGTGCCTCCTGTCTTGGCCCGATGGCCGGGCTGGAAAAGCAGCGTGAGCAGTATGCTCATGCGGTAGAGGCGTTATCCGACCCTGAACGTACCCGCTTGGTTCTGGTTGCACGACTGCAAAATTCTACGCTGCAGGAAGTCGCCCGCACTCATGAGGAACTGGCTGAGATTGGCCTGAAAAATCAATATCTGGTGATTAATGGTGTGCTGCCTGAAGCCGAAGCTGAACATGACGCCCTGGCCGCGGCGATATGGCAACGTGAGCAGGAGGCACTGGCAAATCTTCCTGCCGGTTTATCTGAGCTACCGACAGATACCCTGTTACTCCAGCCAGTCAATATGGTTGGTGTTTCAGCATTGAAGGGACTGCTGGCTACCCGTTCTGAGGCATTACCGCTCCCGGTAACGAACATCCTGTACACGCCTGAAAACTTATCACTCTCTGGCCTGGTCGATGATATCGCTCGCAGTGAACACGGCCTGATTATGCTGATGGGCAAAGGTGGTGTAGGGAAAACCACGATGGCTGCCGCCATCGCCGTCAGGCTGGCCGACATGGGATTTGACGTGCATCTCACGACCTCTGATCCTGCTGCGCACCTGAGTACAACGCTGAACGGCAGCCTCAAAAACCTGCAGGTCAGCCGCATCAACCCTCACGATGAAACCGAACGCTATCGCCAGCATGTTCTTGAGACGAAGGGAAGAGATCTGGACGAAGCAGGGAAACGGTTACTGGAAGAGGATTTACGCTCTCCCTGTACTGAAGAAATTGCCGTGTTTCAGGCCTTCTCCCGTGTGATTCGTGAAGCGGGTAAGCGCTTTGTTGTCATGGATACCGCCCCTACCGGACACACGCTGCTGTTGCTGGATGCGACCGGGGCTTATCACCGAGAGATTGCCAAAAAAATGGGGAGTAAAGGTCATTTTACTACCCCCATGATGCAGCTTCAGGACCCGGATAGAACCAAAGTTCTGCTGGTTACGCTTCCTGAAACCACACCGGTGCTGGAAGCGGCAAACCTGCAGGCTGACCTTGAAAGAGCGGGGATTCATCCGTGGGGCTGGATTATCAATAACAGCCTTTCCATTGCGGATACGCGTTCTCCGTTGCTTTGTCAGCGTGCTCAACAGGAACTGCCTCAGATTGAGGCTGTTAAGAATCAGCATGCTGACCGTATAGCGCTTGTTCCGGTGCTGGCGTCAGAGCCCGCCGGTATTGAAAAGCTCAGAGAGTTGATGAGTTAA
- the arsD gene encoding arsenite efflux transporter metallochaperone ArsD, which produces MKTLTVFDPAMCCSTGVCGSDVDQVLVDFSADMQWLKGRGVQVERYNLAQQPMSFVHNEKAKAFLDASGAEGLPLLLLDGETVMAGRYPKRAELARWFGIPLEKVGLAPTSCCGGNTSCC; this is translated from the coding sequence ATGAAGACGTTAACAGTGTTTGACCCGGCAATGTGCTGCAGTACCGGTGTATGTGGTTCAGATGTCGATCAGGTTCTGGTTGATTTTTCTGCTGATATGCAGTGGCTGAAAGGACGTGGCGTACAGGTTGAACGTTACAACCTGGCGCAGCAGCCCATGAGCTTTGTTCACAATGAGAAAGCGAAAGCCTTCCTCGATGCATCCGGCGCAGAAGGGCTTCCGCTGCTGTTGCTGGACGGCGAAACGGTGATGGCTGGGCGATACCCAAAACGCGCTGAGCTGGCTCGCTGGTTCGGTATTCCGCTGGAGAAGGTAGGGTTAGCTCCCACCAGTTGCTGTGGTGGTAATACTTCCTGTTGCTGA
- the arsR gene encoding As(III)-sensing metalloregulatory transcriptional repressor ArsR has protein sequence MPLTALKLFKNLSDETRLGIVLLLRELGELCVCDFCTALDESQPKISRHLAMLRESGLLLDRKQGKWVHYRLSPHIPSWAAQVIEQAWLSQQDDVQAIARKLASANCSGSGKAVCI, from the coding sequence ATGCCCCTTACAGCCCTTAAGCTTTTCAAAAACCTGTCCGATGAAACCCGTCTGGGTATTGTCCTGCTGCTCAGGGAGCTGGGAGAACTGTGCGTCTGCGATTTCTGCACGGCGCTGGATGAGTCCCAGCCCAAGATCTCCCGTCATCTGGCAATGCTCCGGGAAAGCGGTCTATTGCTGGATCGCAAGCAGGGGAAATGGGTTCATTATCGCTTATCCCCGCATATTCCTTCCTGGGCTGCTCAGGTGATTGAGCAGGCCTGGTTAAGCCAACAGGACGACGTACAGGCCATCGCCCGTAAGCTGGCATCGGCAAACTGCTCTGGTAGCGGTAAGGCTGTTTGCATCTAA
- a CDS encoding DNA-binding protein encodes MKVTEPGLNTLIDNLNTLICEDSLLTRQERETLVRAVAAIGAMKARVSMKKGEAPTVARREKREKKDRQPDPRFPRAGHPWQEDEKTLLSDALEPVPDEEIGTHLFWLSEKLGRTPFSVAFQIAAIRELQDGWEEQFREISDKIRLSGLSISDYLKQNGTGHNA; translated from the coding sequence ATGAAAGTCACTGAACCCGGACTGAATACGCTGATCGATAACCTGAACACCCTGATTTGTGAGGACAGCCTGCTCACGCGCCAGGAGCGTGAAACCCTGGTGCGGGCCGTGGCGGCCATCGGCGCCATGAAAGCACGCGTCAGCATGAAAAAAGGCGAAGCGCCGACCGTTGCCAGACGGGAAAAAAGGGAGAAAAAAGACCGCCAGCCTGATCCGCGTTTTCCGCGAGCCGGTCATCCCTGGCAGGAAGACGAAAAAACCTTACTGAGTGATGCGCTTGAACCGGTCCCGGATGAAGAGATCGGTACGCATCTTTTCTGGCTTTCCGAGAAACTGGGCAGAACGCCTTTCAGTGTTGCTTTCCAGATCGCGGCAATCAGGGAGCTGCAGGACGGCTGGGAGGAGCAGTTCAGGGAGATTTCGGATAAAATTCGCTTGTCCGGCCTGAGCATCAGTGATTATCTGAAGCAGAACGGCACGGGCCATAACGCCT